A region of Myxococcus stipitatus DSM 14675 DNA encodes the following proteins:
- a CDS encoding DUF1428 domain-containing protein yields MSYIDGFVAAVPNANKEKFIEHARKGDSVFIEHGALRVIECWGDDVPNGKVTDFRRAVQAKDDETVVFSWVEWPDKAARDAGMEKVMNDPRLSPENTPMPYDGQRLIYGGFVPVVEFSKNK; encoded by the coding sequence ATGTCCTACATCGATGGTTTCGTTGCAGCCGTGCCGAACGCGAACAAGGAGAAGTTCATCGAGCATGCGCGCAAGGGGGACTCGGTCTTCATCGAACACGGCGCCCTCCGGGTCATCGAGTGCTGGGGGGACGACGTGCCGAACGGCAAGGTCACCGACTTCCGCCGGGCCGTCCAGGCGAAGGACGATGAGACGGTGGTGTTCTCGTGGGTGGAGTGGCCCGACAAGGCCGCCCGCGATGCCGGCATGGAGAAGGTGATGAACGACCCCCGCCTCAGCCCGGAGAACACCCCCATGCCGTATGACGGCCAGCGGCTCATCTACGGCGGCTTCGTGCCCGTGGTGGAGTTCAGCAAGAACAAGTAG